In Hippoglossus stenolepis isolate QCI-W04-F060 chromosome 13, HSTE1.2, whole genome shotgun sequence, a single genomic region encodes these proteins:
- the traf3ip1 gene encoding TRAF3-interacting protein 1 isoform X1, whose amino-acid sequence MNAAVVKKTQDTLGKVLKKPPLTEKLLSKPPFRYLHDIFSEVIRATGFMKGLYGENEMKSDNVKDKDSKIAFLQKAIDVVMLVSGEALAAKPARIVAGHEPEKTNELLQAIAKCCLNKMPSDDAVKRVLGGEKVDLKTKASTSRSQDKENREERERHLDREEKKKISKHKGGVDHKDPDQPKEQESQQRDGEKEHQADRDKHHRSEQEHGKERDKDKSRERDKDRDKGRVKDRDKVKDRERDREREKDKDRGKEREKTKEKDSQRDLEKDKEKRRDKEREKERERHKEREESSKTVNGDNKSRESEETTSPEEPSKTAKPVPAEPTPAEEPAEAVENQSDSPARIPRPSSAKGQRRRPKIGDQDESDSEGDGDAQLTQRPVPQENGDAAGSSVPLDTASSNRRIPRPSSARPAPPRVRRQESHPDVTSAERLSSAKPSAPVIMDGKKLSEDEEDEDEQFVVEEVVPRLSNAPEMEVDPTQELHSEEKHGGLVKKIIETKKDYELSPSSPKSKEQNWVSEAARKKERDVVTKEIERLRASIQTVCRSSLPLGKIMDYIQEDMDAMQAELNTWRLENKEHAEALLQEQKATDRAVEPLKAELVELEQLIKDQQDKICAVKSNILKNEEKIQKMVTGMNSSSRT is encoded by the exons GATAAAGACTCCAAGATAGCCTTCCTCCAGAAAGCCATAGATGTCGTGATGCTGGTGAGTGGCGAGGCCCTGGCAGCAAAGCCAGCGCGCATTGTGGCTGGTCACGAGCCAGAGAAAAccaatgagctgctgcaggccATCGCCAAGTGCTGCCTCAACAAG aTGCCAAGTGATGATGCAGTGAAGCGAGTACTTGGTGGAGAGAAGGTGGACTTGAAGACTAAAGCCAGCACCTCCAGGTCCCAGGACAAGGAGAACAGGGAAGAACGTGAACGTCACCTAGATAGAGAG gaaaagaaaaagatttcaAAGCACAAGGGTGGCGTGGACCATAAGGACCCAGACCAGCCCAAAGAGCAGGAGAGTCAACAAAGAGACGGGGAAAAGGAGCACcaggcagacagagacaaacaccacCGCAGTGAACAGGAACACGGCAAAGAACGTGACAAAGACAAGAGCCGGGAGCGAGAcaaggacagagacaaaggaCGAGTTAAAGACAGGGACAAggtgaaggacagagagagggatcgAGAAAGGGAAAAGGACAAGGACAGGGGTAAAGAGCgagaaaagacaaaggagaAGGATTCCCAAAGAGACTTGGAAAAAGACAAGGAAAAACGAAGAGACAAAGAgcgggagaaagagagagaacgacacaaagagagggaagagagcaGCAAAACTGTGAATGGAGATAACAAG TCCAGAGAATCAGAGGAAACGACGAGCCCAGAAGAGCCCAGCAAAACAGCCAAACCCGTACCAGCT GAGCCAACCCCAGCTGAAGAG CCTGCAGAAGCAGTTGAAAACCAG TCCGACAGTCCAGCTAGAATACCCCGGCCTTCGTCTGCTAAAGGGCAGAGGCGGAGACCTAAAATCGGAGATCAAG ATGAATCTGACAGCGAGGGAG ACGGAGATGCTCAATTAACCCAGAGACCTGTTCCTCAGGAAAATGGAGACGCGGCAGGCTCCTCTGTGCCACTTGACACAGCTTCCAG CAACAGACGAATACCACGGCCCAGCAGCGCTCGCCCAGCACCTCCTCGAGTCCGGAGACAGGAAAGTCACCCTGATGTGACCTCAGCTGAGAG actGTCCAGTGCCAAGCCTTCAGCACCTGTCATCATGGATGGGAAGAAGCTgtctgaggatgaggaggatgaagatgaacaatTTGTCGTTGAGGAGGTGGTCCCTCGACTCTCAAACGCTCCTGAGATGGAGGTG GATCCTACGCAGGAACTCCACAGTGAAGAGAAACACG GTGGTCTTGTGAAAAAGATAATCGAGACCAAGAAAGACTATGAATTGTCACCATCCTCCCCCAAATCTAAAGAGCAG AACTGGGTGTCGGAAGCAGCGCGGAAGAAAGAGCGGGACGTGGTGACGAAGGAGATAGAGCGGCTGCGCGCATCCATCCAGACGGTGTGCCGCAGCTCCCTGCCTCTGGGGAAGATCATGGACTACATCCAGGAGGACATGGACGCCATGCAGGCTGAACTGAACACTTGGCGCCTGGAGAACAAGGAGCACGCAGAGGCCttgctgcaggagcagaa agcgACAGACCGCGCCGTGGAGCCTCTCAAAGCAGAACTAGTTGAGCTGGAGCAGCTGATCAAGGACCAGCAGGACAAGATTTGTGCTGTAAAGTCCAACATACTGAAGAAtgaggagaagatccagaagaTGGTGACGGGAATGAATTCCTCTTCCAGAACCTGA
- the traf3ip1 gene encoding TRAF3-interacting protein 1 isoform X2: MNAAVVKKTQDTLGKVLKKPPLTEKLLSKPPFRYLHDIFSEVIRATGFMKGLYGENEMKSDNVKDKDSKIAFLQKAIDVVMLVSGEALAAKPARIVAGHEPEKTNELLQAIAKCCLNKMPSDDAVKRVLGGEKVDLKTKASTSRSQDKENREERERHLDREEKKKISKHKGGVDHKDPDQPKEQESQQRDGEKEHQADRDKHHRSEQEHGKERDKDKSRERDKDRDKGRVKDRDKVKDRERDREREKDKDRGKEREKTKEKDSQRDLEKDKEKRRDKEREKERERHKEREESSKTVNGDNKSRESEETTSPEEPSKTAKPVPAPAEAVENQSDSPARIPRPSSAKGQRRRPKIGDQDESDSEGDGDAQLTQRPVPQENGDAAGSSVPLDTASSNRRIPRPSSARPAPPRVRRQESHPDVTSAERLSSAKPSAPVIMDGKKLSEDEEDEDEQFVVEEVVPRLSNAPEMEVDPTQELHSEEKHGGLVKKIIETKKDYELSPSSPKSKEQNWVSEAARKKERDVVTKEIERLRASIQTVCRSSLPLGKIMDYIQEDMDAMQAELNTWRLENKEHAEALLQEQKATDRAVEPLKAELVELEQLIKDQQDKICAVKSNILKNEEKIQKMVTGMNSSSRT, translated from the exons GATAAAGACTCCAAGATAGCCTTCCTCCAGAAAGCCATAGATGTCGTGATGCTGGTGAGTGGCGAGGCCCTGGCAGCAAAGCCAGCGCGCATTGTGGCTGGTCACGAGCCAGAGAAAAccaatgagctgctgcaggccATCGCCAAGTGCTGCCTCAACAAG aTGCCAAGTGATGATGCAGTGAAGCGAGTACTTGGTGGAGAGAAGGTGGACTTGAAGACTAAAGCCAGCACCTCCAGGTCCCAGGACAAGGAGAACAGGGAAGAACGTGAACGTCACCTAGATAGAGAG gaaaagaaaaagatttcaAAGCACAAGGGTGGCGTGGACCATAAGGACCCAGACCAGCCCAAAGAGCAGGAGAGTCAACAAAGAGACGGGGAAAAGGAGCACcaggcagacagagacaaacaccacCGCAGTGAACAGGAACACGGCAAAGAACGTGACAAAGACAAGAGCCGGGAGCGAGAcaaggacagagacaaaggaCGAGTTAAAGACAGGGACAAggtgaaggacagagagagggatcgAGAAAGGGAAAAGGACAAGGACAGGGGTAAAGAGCgagaaaagacaaaggagaAGGATTCCCAAAGAGACTTGGAAAAAGACAAGGAAAAACGAAGAGACAAAGAgcgggagaaagagagagaacgacacaaagagagggaagagagcaGCAAAACTGTGAATGGAGATAACAAG TCCAGAGAATCAGAGGAAACGACGAGCCCAGAAGAGCCCAGCAAAACAGCCAAACCCGTACCAGCT CCTGCAGAAGCAGTTGAAAACCAG TCCGACAGTCCAGCTAGAATACCCCGGCCTTCGTCTGCTAAAGGGCAGAGGCGGAGACCTAAAATCGGAGATCAAG ATGAATCTGACAGCGAGGGAG ACGGAGATGCTCAATTAACCCAGAGACCTGTTCCTCAGGAAAATGGAGACGCGGCAGGCTCCTCTGTGCCACTTGACACAGCTTCCAG CAACAGACGAATACCACGGCCCAGCAGCGCTCGCCCAGCACCTCCTCGAGTCCGGAGACAGGAAAGTCACCCTGATGTGACCTCAGCTGAGAG actGTCCAGTGCCAAGCCTTCAGCACCTGTCATCATGGATGGGAAGAAGCTgtctgaggatgaggaggatgaagatgaacaatTTGTCGTTGAGGAGGTGGTCCCTCGACTCTCAAACGCTCCTGAGATGGAGGTG GATCCTACGCAGGAACTCCACAGTGAAGAGAAACACG GTGGTCTTGTGAAAAAGATAATCGAGACCAAGAAAGACTATGAATTGTCACCATCCTCCCCCAAATCTAAAGAGCAG AACTGGGTGTCGGAAGCAGCGCGGAAGAAAGAGCGGGACGTGGTGACGAAGGAGATAGAGCGGCTGCGCGCATCCATCCAGACGGTGTGCCGCAGCTCCCTGCCTCTGGGGAAGATCATGGACTACATCCAGGAGGACATGGACGCCATGCAGGCTGAACTGAACACTTGGCGCCTGGAGAACAAGGAGCACGCAGAGGCCttgctgcaggagcagaa agcgACAGACCGCGCCGTGGAGCCTCTCAAAGCAGAACTAGTTGAGCTGGAGCAGCTGATCAAGGACCAGCAGGACAAGATTTGTGCTGTAAAGTCCAACATACTGAAGAAtgaggagaagatccagaagaTGGTGACGGGAATGAATTCCTCTTCCAGAACCTGA